The genomic window TACCGCCACCATGCGCGGCAGCGAACCCCTCAACCACCCTAACTCGCAGAGTTCCTGAAATGCCCTCCACATACCCACCAAGCCAGTACCCCCACCTGTCGGATAAACGATCACCTCGGGCAGCTGCCATTCAAACTGCTCCGCCAACTCATACCCCATCGTTTTCTTGCCTTCCAGGCGATAGGGCTCTTTGAACGTAGAAAAATTAAACCACCCCTCCTCTGCTTGGCGCTCCTGCACTGCCCGGCCACAATCACTAATGAGGCCATCTATTAGGTGGACAGTGGCTCCGTAGAGACGGCATTCCATTTTGAACATCTCGGGCACATCCGCAGGCATGAACACATCCACGCGCAGGCCCACGCGTGCAGCGTAGGCGGCTAGGGCGCCGCCAGCGTTGCCGGCCGAAGGGATGGCACCCCTAGTCACCCCCAGCTCCCGCGCCTTCGAGACGGCCACAGCCAGACCCCGCGCCTTGAACGACCCTGTGGGATTTTGCCCTTCGTCTTTGACGAAGAGGTTGCTCAGGCCCACTGAGGCGCCGAGTCGCCTGAGCTTGAAAAGAGGCGTACCCCCTTCGCCCAGGCTCACCACATGGTGGGCCTCTTGTACCGGCAAAAGCTCATGGTAGCGCCACACACCTGGTGGCCGCGAACGCCACACCTCGGGCCGCAAGCGTCGCCGCGCGGCTTGCAAGTCATATTCTGCCAACAGGGGGGAGCCGCAGCGACAAAGATTCAGGACCTGATCGCTCGGATAGGCCGCCCCACACCGCGCGCAGCGCAGCATCTGCAGGAAAGTCACGTGTGAATCCACTGTCAGCCCTCTGACGGTTTCTCTGGTGTGCCCGTGGTACCGCCCCGGTTAAGGCGCTCTTTCAGCAGAGCCATGACCTCACCCGGGTCGACAACGCCCTGAAGTCGCCGCATGACCTCGCCCATGAAGAAACCGAGCAGTTGGGACTTGCCTTGCGCGTACCGGGCCACGAGCTCCGGGTGAGCACCAAGCACTTCCTCGATGACGCCAACACTTTCCTCGCGCGCGACAGCAGGCAGACTGTGGAGCACTTCATGCACCGTGCCCCCGGCGGCCAAGGAAGGGAGCACCCTGCGAGCGGCATAGTCGCTTAGCGCACCTTTCTTCACCTGCACCAGCAAATCGGCGAGGGACGCGGCCGGTACCGGCATAAGTCCTTCAGGCAGGCCCAGCTCCTTTGCCAGACGGAGCAGAGGGCCGAGTAGCCAATTACAGACCAGCTCGGGCGCCTTCACGACGGCAGTGACCTCTTCAAAGTAGTCCGCCACCGGAGCATGGTCCGTCATCTGGTAGGCCCGTTCCGCCGGCAAGCCGTATTGCTCCTGAAAGCGTTGCATACGGG from candidate division KSB1 bacterium includes these protein-coding regions:
- a CDS encoding threonine synthase — encoded protein: MDSHVTFLQMLRCARCGAAYPSDQVLNLCRCGSPLLAEYDLQAARRRLRPEVWRSRPPGVWRYHELLPVQEAHHVVSLGEGGTPLFKLRRLGASVGLSNLFVKDEGQNPTGSFKARGLAVAVSKARELGVTRGAIPSAGNAGGALAAYAARVGLRVDVFMPADVPEMFKMECRLYGATVHLIDGLISDCGRAVQERQAEEGWFNFSTFKEPYRLEGKKTMGYELAEQFEWQLPEVIVYPTGGGTGLVGMWRAFQELCELGWLRGSLPRMVAVQAKGCAPIVSAFRAGAERAEAWPQAQTVALGLRVPQAIGDFLMLRVLRESNGTAIAVDDRAIVQALRELACQEGLFACPEGAATWAACKQLVSQGWIRKDEHVVLFNTGSGMKYAEVLGSVTSAEPA